A portion of the Geminocystis sp. NIES-3709 genome contains these proteins:
- a CDS encoding tyrosine-type recombinase/integrase yields MTNLTIASQVGILPLSQPLDDVYSGLIASVHKKTTQSTYKQGIKHFCYYLLTGEVVKGIKVNLSEYQIKWVISDYLKLDAKTANAYLGSYRTAMIEAGYSSNSINVKIASVKALVRYAFDFEQCSFLLDKVKAVKAKVYRDTKGTTPDNINAMLSLPDTLTVKGKRDYAILRLLWDNGLRRSEVSNLNIEDFNPSNRTLRIMSKGKIDPEYVYLSNKTIEAVEAWLSVRYQPSNSSLFISLDNASNGHPLSDKSVYRLVKKYSSEIPSGKVLSPHQIRHSSITALLEATNGNVRLAQKFSRHSNLNTLMIYDDNRVALQQEAVNILSSLA; encoded by the coding sequence ATGACAAATTTAACGATCGCTTCTCAAGTAGGGATACTCCCATTAAGTCAGCCCTTAGATGATGTCTATAGCGGTTTAATAGCCTCTGTCCATAAAAAGACTACCCAAAGCACCTATAAGCAAGGGATAAAGCATTTTTGTTATTACCTTTTAACTGGTGAGGTAGTAAAGGGTATTAAGGTTAATCTCTCAGAATATCAGATTAAATGGGTAATATCAGATTATCTCAAGTTAGATGCTAAAACTGCTAATGCTTATCTGGGTAGTTATAGAACTGCAATGATTGAGGCTGGTTACTCCTCTAATTCAATTAATGTCAAGATTGCCTCGGTTAAAGCATTGGTAAGATATGCTTTTGATTTTGAGCAATGTAGCTTTTTATTAGACAAGGTAAAGGCTGTTAAAGCGAAGGTTTACCGAGACACTAAAGGCACGACACCAGATAATATTAATGCGATGTTATCCCTACCTGATACTTTAACAGTTAAAGGAAAAAGAGATTATGCAATCTTAAGGTTACTCTGGGATAATGGTTTAAGACGTAGTGAGGTGTCTAACCTAAATATTGAGGATTTTAACCCTAGCAATCGCACTTTAAGAATTATGAGCAAGGGTAAAATAGATCCCGAATATGTTTACCTCTCAAATAAAACTATTGAGGCTGTTGAGGCTTGGTTATCGGTACGGTATCAGCCCTCTAACTCCTCTCTTTTTATCTCGTTAGATAATGCTAGTAATGGACACCCATTGAGCGATAAAAGTGTTTATCGTCTTGTTAAGAAGTATTCTAGTGAGATACCTTCTGGTAAAGTCTTATCACCTCACCAAATCAGACACTCATCAATCACGGCACTTCTTGAGGCAACTAATGGCAATGTCAGATTAGCTCAAAAATTCTCAAGACACTCTAACTTAAATACCCTCATGATTTATGATGATAACCGAGTTGCGTTACAGCAAGAGGCTGTTAATATCCTCTCCTCACTTGCTTAA
- a CDS encoding B3/4 domain-containing protein, whose product MNYKLNIHPQIQEQYPNYSALIIYANGLINAPSDDYSTKLLRQAEEKQRQIFGNDKPSSHSHIAAWREVFKGFGANSSKYLCSVEALLSRTLKGNYLPTINRFVDIYNAVSINHLIPIGGEDLDQLTSDLTLQIATGKEHFITYQNGQEIIENPKPNEVIWADNSGVTCRRWNWRQCHRTALTINTSNAYFVLDILPPYSIKQLMDAGNELIQHLKYYCPNCNITQNVLS is encoded by the coding sequence ATGAATTACAAACTCAACATACATCCTCAAATTCAAGAACAATACCCAAATTATTCTGCTTTGATAATATACGCTAATGGGTTAATTAACGCTCCTAGTGATGATTACAGCACTAAATTATTACGACAAGCAGAAGAAAAACAACGTCAAATCTTCGGGAATGACAAACCTTCTTCCCATAGTCATATTGCCGCTTGGCGAGAGGTTTTTAAAGGTTTTGGTGCAAACTCTAGTAAATATTTATGCTCGGTAGAAGCTCTTTTAAGTCGTACCCTCAAGGGTAATTATTTACCAACTATCAATCGTTTCGTAGATATATATAATGCAGTTAGTATTAATCATCTCATTCCCATTGGTGGTGAAGATTTAGATCAACTAACCAGTGACTTAACGCTACAAATTGCAACGGGAAAAGAGCATTTTATCACTTATCAAAATGGTCAAGAAATTATCGAAAATCCTAAACCAAACGAAGTGATCTGGGCTGATAATTCTGGAGTTACTTGCCGTCGATGGAACTGGCGACAATGCCATCGCACAGCCTTAACAATAAATACCAGTAATGCCTATTTCGTGTTAGATATACTTCCTCCATATTCAATCAAACAACTTATGGATGCTGGAAATGAGCTTATTCAACATCTCAAGTATTACTGTCCTAACTGCAATATAACTCAAAATGTCTTATCTTAG
- a CDS encoding HNH endonuclease, translating into MSKSQLKNLRLDSLYDSQEIAQVWKNNQNQPLIQHPQKGWITPHQYRSLYAGKPCPYCGKKMVHGQEKYSTISKQVARKRGYEYKNKQGKLTFNRIGNIYFHPNYITIDHKMNKARFPDLMFDFNNLEAICWSCNNEKTDNNAFELEHNLDYFETLYKVVNQRYKKL; encoded by the coding sequence ATGAGTAAAAGTCAATTAAAAAATTTAAGATTAGACAGTTTATATGACTCTCAAGAAATAGCACAAGTCTGGAAAAATAATCAGAATCAACCACTTATTCAACACCCACAAAAAGGCTGGATTACTCCTCATCAATACCGTAGTTTATATGCAGGTAAACCTTGCCCTTATTGTGGTAAAAAAATGGTTCACGGACAAGAAAAATACTCTACTATTAGTAAACAAGTAGCTCGAAAAAGAGGATATGAATATAAAAATAAGCAAGGAAAATTAACTTTTAATCGCATTGGTAATATTTATTTTCACCCTAATTATATTACTATAGACCATAAAATGAATAAGGCTAGATTTCCTGATTTAATGTTTGACTTTAATAATTTAGAGGCTATTTGTTGGAGTTGTAATAATGAAAAAACAGATAATAATGCTTTTGAACTTGAGCATAATTTAGATTATTTTGAGACTTTGTATAAGGTAGTAAATCAACGCTATAAAAAACTATAG
- a CDS encoding BrnT family toxin, producing MSKLNLEFEWDDQKNIKNQEKHGIRFEDAIEVFDYPMFTEIDDRFDYGEVRVIGIGKKVTIYFTVVYTERGEKIRIISARRSNKKERLKYDNYYS from the coding sequence ATGAGTAAATTAAATCTTGAATTTGAATGGGATGATCAAAAAAATATCAAGAATCAAGAAAAACATGGAATTAGATTTGAAGATGCGATCGAAGTATTTGATTATCCGATGTTCACAGAGATAGATGATAGATTTGATTATGGTGAGGTTAGGGTAATAGGGATTGGTAAGAAGGTGACGATTTATTTTACCGTTGTTTATACTGAAAGAGGAGAAAAGATTAGGATTATATCAGCCCGTAGATCCAATAAAAAAGAGAGGTTAAAATATGACAATTATTACAGTTAA